Within the Echinicola sp. 20G genome, the region AATGGATTAGGATTTTATCTAACCTTAAGTGATGTAGAGAAAGAAAATTTCCGAACTTCCTGTAATAAAGATCAGTTTATAGAGTATGTCAGAGATTTTGATCAAAAATATGGTTTGCCCACGCTGCATCATGGCAGTTGAGGGTGTTTTTAGCAAATTAGAGGTGCCGATCAGTAGGATTGAATTAGGGAAGGTGACTGTCTCTCATGCCCTGACCAATCAGCAGGAAAAACATTTGGAAGGTGAATTGGAGTCCTTGGGCTTTGGGCTGATTAGGACGAAAGAGAGCCGACTGATTGAGAAGGTCAAAAGTAAGCTTTATCAGCTGCTTCAGGAGGAAGAGATCCCTACATCTTTGAATTTGTCAAGTTACCTGATCAATGAAATCAATGAGGATTACAGTAAGCTCAGCCATTTATTCAGCCAAGATCAGGGAATAACCATTGAGAAATTTTTTATTCGGTTAAAACTGGAGAAGACCAAGGAGTTACTTTTTAATCAAGAATTACAGCTTAGTGAGATTGCTTGGAGGCTAGGGTACAGTAGTGTGCAGCATCTTTCCAATCAATTTAAAAAAGTAACAGGCATGACGCCCTCAGCCTATAAGAAAATGAAAGAAAAACCTCGTGTAGGCTTGGATGAGATAAAATAAAAATGCGGATGGAAAATCATTTTCCATCCGCATTTTTATCAATGGCTTTTTGGCTTAGAACAACCTGAGGCCAAGGGATAGTATCAGTTGATTTTGTCTTTGATCAGTTTCCAGTCCAGCAATGCTTTCTGCCTGCTTGCTTAGAGATCCTTCATATTTCAGGTCAATGATCATGTTGGCGATGTCTACACCTATACCGGCCTGATAGCCGATGGTCGAGCTTTTATAATCTGGAACAGTTGCACCATTAAGTTCGTCCTCAAATTCTGAATTCAGAAGAAAGCTGGCCACTGGACCTCCTTGGATTCTAAAGACATCTCCTAACTTAAATCCTAGCATCACAGGTACATCAAGACGGTTGAAGGATGCTTCATAGGTTTTTTCTTCCATTCCTTGGGTTTCTTTGATTTCACCACCTGTATTTACATAAAGAACTTCTGGTTGGAGATAAAGTGAGTTGCCGCCCATTCTGACAAAGGCACCTACATGATAACCGAACTTATCACTTCCGCTTTCATATCCATCACCATTTACTTTGATGTTTCCTTGAGAAATACCCAGCTTAGGGCCAATGGAAAAGTCCTGAGCTTGAAGAGAAGCACTGATCCCCAGGATTGCGATAATTACAAGACAAATTTTTTTCATTACTGTGGAGCTTTTACTTGATAAGATTTATATACTATCGCCATTAAATTCAAATACCTTGCCATTTAAGTATGGCAAGGTATTTAATAAACGAAAGTTTATGCGTTACATTTTTTTGATAGCATCAGTGTATCTCTTCAGTTCCTTCTTCACTTTAGGGAAAAGGAAGAAAAGCCCGATCATGTTCGGGAATACCAGTGCCAAGATCATGGCATCTGAGAATTTCACGACAGCATTTAAGGTAGTGGATGCACCAATCACAATAAAAGCAATGAAGAGCATTTTATAAGTAAGGTCGGCTGCTTTGCTTCTTCCGAATAAGAATTTCCAAGATTGAAGCCCATAATAAGACCAGGAAATCATGGTAGAGAAAGCAAACAAAATAATAGCTACAGTCAATACATAGGAGAAATGAGGGATTACTGCGTCATAAGCCATAGTGGTCAATTCTACTCCACCGACAGATGCGCCGCCGTCTTTTAAGATTACATTTCCACTTCCATCTCCACCATAATTAAAGATGCTTTCTACATTTTTCAAACCACCGTCAATATTGAAAAAGATAATGACCAAGGCGGTCATGGTACAAACGATCACGGTATCGATAAGTGGTTCCAATAAGGCTACCACCCCTTCACTGGCAGGAAATTTGGTTTTTACAGCGGAGTGGGCAATGGCTGCAGATCCAGCTCCCGCTTCATTGGAGAATGCCGCACGTTGGAAGCCTACAATGATGACACCCATCATCCCGCCAAGTCCGGCCATTGGTGTGAATGCTCCTTCAATGATCAAACCAAAGGCATCGTCAATATAGTCATAATTGGCTCCTAGGATGACCAATGAGGCCAATACATAGACACCGGCCATAAAGGGAACGATCTTTTCAGTAATGTTAGCGATTCTTTTGATACCACCAATGATCACAATGGC harbors:
- a CDS encoding AraC family transcriptional regulator, with the protein product MSEILIKNMVCPRCIMAVEGVFSKLEVPISRIELGKVTVSHALTNQQEKHLEGELESLGFGLIRTKESRLIEKVKSKLYQLLQEEEIPTSLNLSSYLINEINEDYSKLSHLFSQDQGITIEKFFIRLKLEKTKELLFNQELQLSEIAWRLGYSSVQHLSNQFKKVTGMTPSAYKKMKEKPRVGLDEIK
- a CDS encoding porin family protein; translation: MKKICLVIIAILGISASLQAQDFSIGPKLGISQGNIKVNGDGYESGSDKFGYHVGAFVRMGGNSLYLQPEVLYVNTGGEIKETQGMEEKTYEASFNRLDVPVMLGFKLGDVFRIQGGPVASFLLNSEFEDELNGATVPDYKSSTIGYQAGIGVDIANMIIDLKYEGSLSKQAESIAGLETDQRQNQLILSLGLRLF
- a CDS encoding sodium:alanine symporter family protein, whose protein sequence is MYRKLLSFLIFLLPVSLFAQEAAPTEELSFGQRIDQSFQPVADAWESLVLYPIPIGEYNIPFILILLVVGATFFTIYFAAPGITKMPLAINTVRGKYDDMEKTYKDPESGDIVVDESKGGEVSHFQALATAVSGTVGLGNIAGVAVAIALGGPGATFWMIACGILGMSTKFVECTLGVKYRDIEDDGTVHGGPMYYLSRGLGHDLKKGRLGQFLGGLFAVLCVGASFGGGNAFQSNQAASQLSNLLGINFQTNGFWIGVGLAVLVAIVIIGGIKRIANITEKIVPFMAGVYVLASLVILGANYDYIDDAFGLIIEGAFTPMAGLGGMMGVIIVGFQRAAFSNEAGAGSAAIAHSAVKTKFPASEGVVALLEPLIDTVIVCTMTALVIIFFNIDGGLKNVESIFNYGGDGSGNVILKDGGASVGGVELTTMAYDAVIPHFSYVLTVAIILFAFSTMISWSYYGLQSWKFLFGRSKAADLTYKMLFIAFIVIGASTTLNAVVKFSDAMILALVFPNMIGLFFLFPKVKKELKRYTDAIKKM